In Xylanibacter ruminicola 23, a single genomic region encodes these proteins:
- a CDS encoding pyridoxal phosphate-dependent aminotransferase, translating into METPIKREIVDSLVAELGIEDFAKATIREVKQVAAKAEKASGVEFIKMEMGIPGLPAAQVGVDAQIKALEGGIAHSYPDIQGAPVLKEAASQFVKAFIGVDIKPEGCVPVTGSMQGTFASFLTCSQCDKQKDTVLFIDPGFPVQKMQLQVMGVKYETFDVYNYRGDKLRGKLESYMSNGNICAIVYSNPNNPSWICLREEELQIIGELATKYDAIVMEDLAYFAMDFRKDLSKPFEAPYQATVARYTDNYMLLISGSKAFSYAGERIGVVCISDKLFHRHFPDLAARYQGLPFGPVFSTRMLYALSSGTSHSAQYAMAAMLKAAYEGKYDFRKEISVYGERAKKLKEIFCRHNFYVVYDKDLDEPIADGFYFTIGYPGMTSGQLAKELMYYGVSAICLITCGSEQEGLRVCTSFIEDHQYAQLEERMKVFEINNPR; encoded by the coding sequence ATGGAAACTCCGATTAAAAGAGAAATAGTTGACTCGCTGGTAGCGGAGCTTGGCATTGAGGATTTTGCCAAGGCTACCATCCGCGAGGTGAAGCAGGTAGCTGCTAAGGCCGAGAAAGCGAGTGGGGTAGAGTTCATCAAGATGGAGATGGGTATTCCTGGTTTGCCCGCCGCTCAGGTAGGCGTTGATGCCCAGATAAAAGCCCTCGAAGGTGGCATTGCCCATTCGTATCCCGACATCCAGGGTGCGCCCGTACTCAAGGAGGCTGCTTCGCAGTTTGTAAAAGCCTTTATCGGCGTAGATATCAAACCCGAAGGCTGCGTACCTGTAACAGGTTCGATGCAGGGCACTTTCGCCTCGTTCCTCACCTGCTCGCAGTGCGACAAACAGAAGGATACCGTGCTGTTTATCGACCCAGGATTCCCAGTACAGAAGATGCAGCTGCAGGTAATGGGCGTGAAGTACGAGACTTTCGACGTGTATAACTATCGTGGCGACAAGCTGCGTGGCAAGCTCGAGAGCTACATGAGCAATGGTAACATCTGCGCTATCGTATATTCAAACCCCAACAACCCCTCGTGGATTTGTTTGCGCGAAGAGGAGTTGCAGATTATCGGCGAGCTGGCCACCAAATACGATGCCATCGTGATGGAGGATCTGGCTTACTTTGCTATGGACTTCCGTAAGGATCTCTCGAAACCCTTCGAGGCCCCTTATCAGGCCACAGTAGCCCGTTATACCGATAATTATATGCTGCTCATCTCAGGTTCAAAGGCATTCAGCTATGCTGGCGAGCGTATTGGTGTGGTTTGCATCAGCGATAAGCTGTTCCATCGCCATTTTCCCGATCTGGCTGCCCGTTATCAGGGCCTGCCCTTCGGTCCTGTATTCTCAACCCGTATGCTGTATGCGTTGAGTTCGGGTACCAGTCATAGCGCCCAATATGCAATGGCCGCTATGCTCAAGGCCGCTTACGAGGGTAAGTACGATTTCCGCAAGGAGATTAGCGTATATGGCGAGCGTGCCAAGAAACTGAAGGAAATCTTCTGTCGCCACAATTTCTATGTGGTCTACGATAAGGATTTGGACGAACCCATTGCCGACGGATTCTACTTTACCATTGGTTATCCCGGCATGACATCTGGCCAGTTGGCTAAGGAACTGATGTACTACGGAGTTTCGGCCATCTGCTTGATTACCTGTGGTTCCGAACAGGAAGGCTTGCGAGTATGTACCTCGTTTATCGAGGATCACCAATACGCGCAACTCGAGGAACGCATGAAGGTGTTTGAAATCAATAATCCCCGATAA